The DNA sequence GACCGCTGCGGCCGCGTCGGCATCGCGGCCGACGATGACGGCCGCCGCGATGTCGGCGAGCTGTGCAGCGATGCGGCGCCCTTCGTCCGCCCAGACCTCGGGCGGCACGAGGTCTGGCGTCACGGCGCGCCCTCGAACACCCAGTAGCTCATGCGCGAGGCCATGCCGGCCCGCTCGGCGGCCTGCCGCGAGTCGAAGGGCCCGAGCAGCACGCGCCATACCGCGACGCCATCGCGGTTCCCCGGCACGACGCGCGCGCGACGGCCCTCGACGACGATGCTGTCGGCCATCGCGGCGGCACGCTCCTCGGTCATCATCGTGGCGAAGGACACGGTCCATGTGCCGCGGCCCTCGGCGTTGCCGGGCGGCGGCGCCGGCGCATCGGTCGCCGAGGCACGCCCCACGCCCGTGAGATCGCCGTAGCGGCCGTAGATCATGGCCGTGAGCGCGCTGTCGGCGGCGGCGGAGTCCTGCGCGTACTCCTCGAACTCCACGGGCCGGTCGAGGCCCGCGGCGCGCGGGCGGAAGCCGTTCCAGCGGATGAGCAGCCAGCGGTCCGCCGCGCCGCCGCGGTAGCGCATGCGCTCCCGCGAGGATTCGGCGTCGAGCAGCACGGCGTCATCCCCGACGGCGACGAGCACGCGACCGTCAGGCGTGACCAAGGGCAAGTCGGCGCGCCACGCGCTGCCCAGCGTGCTGACGACCCGTGCCGTGCCGATCGAGATCACGTAGACGGAGTCGGTGTCGGCGGCCTTGGCGAGCAGGTAGTGGCCGTCGGGATCCATGCGCAGGTCGCTGACGCGGCCCGGGAGGTCCACGTTTCCGCGCTCGGCCTCGGCGTAGCGATCCACGATGCGCAGTTCGTCCTCGTCTGTGGCGACGAACACGCGGTCGCCGCTCGGCGTGAGCGCGAAGGCGACGATCGAATCGCGGATGCGCAGGTCGAAGGCCTGCGAGAGGTCGCGGGTGCGCAGCGACACGAGGCCCGCGTCGGTGACGGCCCAGAGGCGGTCGCCGGCCAGCGTGCGCGACGTGAGCCGCACGGTGGCGATGGTCGCGCTGTCGAGCGTGCGCGTCTCCGGCGGGACGACGCGGCGGATGTGGCTGCGGCCCTCGGCGGTGGTGAGCACGAGCAACGAGCCATCGGGCGTCGGTACGACGCCGCTGGTGCCGGGCATGGTCCAGCTCATCGTGCCGGACGGCGTGAGGCGGAGCACGCGGCCGCTGCTGTCGATGCTGAACACCGAGGAACCCTCGCTGACCAACGTCGTCGGAATCCGTTCCTCGGCGAGCCGCGAGACCGTGCCGAGGCGGAGGTCGACCGAGCTCACGTGGCCGCTGGGCTCGCGCAGCATGAGCAGGCCGAGGAAGTCATCGAAGCCGAGCAGGCGGTCGACGGCGGGGGCGCGGTCGCGCGAACTCCAGAGCAGGCTGTCGGAGCCGACGCGGTGCGCGCGGGCGGTTCCGCCGCCCGCGGCCACGCGGAGCAGCACGGCATCGGGGCCGCTCGCGACGATGCTCCCGCCCGACGAAACGCGGCCTTCGCCGCAAGCCAGCGTGGCGGCCGCGGCCGCGAGGGCGATCAGGAGGTGGCGCCGGGGGAGATTCACCTGCGAAAAATAGTCGCTTGTGCCGGAGTCGTGGAACCGCATGCACCACGAAGACACGAAGACACGAAGCAAATCGGGCAGTTGCTGCCGCTACCCATGGCTCGTCCGGAGGCCGGCATGGATGGGTCGTCTGGCAGATTCAACGCCCTTCGTGTCTTCGTGCCTTCGTGGTGAACAATCGTGCTGCCGTCGCAGGCGACGTGGTGATTCGGCCGCTAGAACGACTGGCCCAAGGTCCAGAACCAGTAGCCCTTGCGGTTCACGCCGTCGAGCGGGATCGAGTAGTCCCAGCGGATGAGCGCGATGTTGAACAGGTTGAGCCGCACGCCGAAGCCGTAGCTCTTGAGCGGGTAGCGCTCGAAGGCGAAGTCGTAGTTGGCCGGCCGCGAGGGCATGAGGCGCTGGTCCTTGGACCAGGCGGCACCCACGTCGTAGAAGAACAGGCCGTCGACGGGCGGCAGCGAGATCGGCAGCAGGCCCAGCGTGAACTGGCGCACGAGGGGGAAGCGCAGTTCGACGTTCGCGAACGCCACGCGGCTGCCGAGCAGCTGCACGGCGGAGCAGGCCTGCGGATCGGAGAGTGAGGTTTCGCAGATGCCGCCGGCGTAGGTCTCGCGATCGTAGCCGCGGATGAAGTCCGGCCGGCCGATGTACTTGGGGAACTCGTTCTCGTCGGGGCCCGCGCTGATGCTCGCCGAGAAGCGCGTGGCCAGCGTGAGGAAGCTGAAGACCAGCGCGTCGTAGCGGCGGTAGTCCACCGTGTAGGTGGTCCACGACACCGTGCCCGCGGTGTGGTCGATCTGGAAGCGCGAGCGACGGCCGTAGATGCCGCCGGTGGCGCCCATCAGCGAGTTGTCGTGCACGAAGGCCACGTATGGCGCGGCGTAGTTCAGCGACGAGGTGTTGACGATCGAGTCGACGAAGAAGCCGGTCTGGAAGCCCGAGTTGAAGTTGTACTGCTGCGTGATGTACATCAGCGCGCGGTCGATGTTGTTGAGCGTGGCCCCGTACTCGAAGCGCGCGAAGCGATTGAGCGGATACGAGGCGCTGCCCATCGCCGAGCGCGAGATGAAGCGCGTGATGACCTGCTGCTCGAGGATGTTGCCGCCGCCGAGGTTCGCCTGGTTGTAGCCGGTCAGGAAGAAGAAGGGGAACTGCTGCACGCCCACGGCCCACGGCGTGCGGCCGCTGTTGTCCGTGTACATCGCGAAGAGCTGCGCTTCCGAGAGGCGGCCGTTGACGCCGCCGGCGATCATCATGCGCCGGTTGCCGACCATGTCGGCGAGCACGATCGCCGTCTGGCCGAAGACGCCGCGCCCGAAGTTGTCCTGGGCGTAGCCGATCTGCGGCCGGGCGACGTACTCGGGGCTGAGCTTGCTGCGGTACGGCGCCGGCCGGAACGTCGCGGCGTCGGGCAGGGCGAGCGATGCGCTGTCATTGAGCGCGGCGATCGACACGCCGCCACCGGTCGGGCCGGAGATCACGGCATCGCCGGGGCGCCAGCCGGAGGCACTGAGGTACACCGACTGCCGTCGGCGTGGGGCCGTCGACCGGGTGGCCCGCGCGGCGGCGCTGTCCGCGTCGGCGCGGGCTGCGGCCACGATCGAATCCGAGGTCACGCGGGCGCGGGTCCCGCTGTCGGCCTGGGCGATGACCGTCGGCCCGATCACGAAGGGATCCTTCTTGAGGGCGCGCGGGTTGGCGATCGACCACACTTGGTAGTCGCCGTTGTCCTGGTACACGAAGGCGAGCTTGTCGGCCTGCGCGGCCCAGGTGATGGCCGGGCTGTGCTCGGTGAGCGACGTGATGCCGCCGACAAAGCGCGTCAGCTGGTAGTGCTGGTCGCTGTCCATGTCGAACAGGAACAGCTGGGCGATGCCGGTGCGGTCCGAGATGAACGCGACGGACTTGGCATCCGGCGCCCACTGCGGGTTGAGGTTCTTGCCCGCCTGCTGCGGCAGCACGCGCACGGCGTTGGTCTCGAGGTCGAGCACGGAGATCTGCCACTCGCCGAACTTGAGCGTCTCGAGATCCGACTGCGGCCCGCGCTCGGACGCGAAGGCGATGTAGCGGCCGTCGGGTGACCAGCTCGGCTGGAGGTCGCCGTACACGTCGTCGGTGAGCTGGCGCAGGTTCCGCCCGTCCGCGTCGATCATGTACAGGTCCGTCATGCCGTTCGCAAGGCCGGAGAAGACGATCCGCCGGCCGTCCGGCGACCACGTGGGCCCGATCATC is a window from the Pseudogemmatithrix spongiicola genome containing:
- a CDS encoding SPOR domain-containing protein; translation: MNLPRRHLLIALAAAAATLACGEGRVSSGGSIVASGPDAVLLRVAAGGGTARAHRVGSDSLLWSSRDRAPAVDRLLGFDDFLGLLMLREPSGHVSSVDLRLGTVSRLAEERIPTTLVSEGSSVFSIDSSGRVLRLTPSGTMSWTMPGTSGVVPTPDGSLLVLTTAEGRSHIRRVVPPETRTLDSATIATVRLTSRTLAGDRLWAVTDAGLVSLRTRDLSQAFDLRIRDSIVAFALTPSGDRVFVATDEDELRIVDRYAEAERGNVDLPGRVSDLRMDPDGHYLLAKAADTDSVYVISIGTARVVSTLGSAWRADLPLVTPDGRVLVAVGDDAVLLDAESSRERMRYRGGAADRWLLIRWNGFRPRAAGLDRPVEFEEYAQDSAAADSALTAMIYGRYGDLTGVGRASATDAPAPPPGNAEGRGTWTVSFATMMTEERAAAMADSIVVEGRRARVVPGNRDGVAVWRVLLGPFDSRQAAERAGMASRMSYWVFEGAP